From one Suricata suricatta isolate VVHF042 chromosome 8, meerkat_22Aug2017_6uvM2_HiC, whole genome shotgun sequence genomic stretch:
- the SUN1 gene encoding SUN domain-containing protein 1 isoform X1, giving the protein MDFSRLHMYTPPQCVPENTGYTYALSSSYSSDALAFETEHRLDPVFDSPRMSRRSLRLVTTACATEDGQAGDAHSCASSTTSLKDRAARTAKQRRSASKPAVSVSHASRQALSSAMVQGGIASMSPMACEQPPVLDESLIREQTKVDHFWGLDDDGDLRGGNKAAAQGNGDLAAEAFRSNGYTCRDCALLSEHKATLPARPAPRGLSWQVCSTDGSQKHESASRKGDASFHLDRILWLAKDTSSSLSSFLVHLFRVVLMKLNYESGKYKLKSYESKNRESKSYKSKSHESKAHSGHCGTVDVGGLLREDGRLSVNGESLFEIEQVCVANCHINCLSPPPTGDDCKGRKLLETHTDISARSSRPERVAGAIWCIFSYAGHLLVQMLQRIGASGWFVSKTLLSILWLAAAAPGKAASGIFWWLGIGWYQFVTLISWLNVFLLTRCLRNICKFLILFIPLLLLLGAGLSLWGQGDFLSGFPVLSWTRAHGPQRADGPTGTFAPDAPHRSQPPEGGNEAFSRQLMSEVERQVALMSGRCHGHDQQLRELAAVLQKLQARVDQLDGDSQGTLSLTASATFRLEQESRISRLEDVLGTLAEKFEAIQKELQQTRLRTASGLEEEQRLHSEVKRLGLELGRLRLELSDGPHSKTSCEEVNALHGKVDARVRETIRLLFSDEQGASLEWLLQKLSSRFVSKDALQVVLQDLELQILKNVTRYISVTKQAPDSETVLSAVHEAGVSGITEAQAHVIVNNALKLYSQDKTGMVDFALESGGGSILSTRCSETYETKTALISLFGIPLWYFSQSPRVVIQPDIYPGNCWAFKGSQGYLVVRLSMEIRPTTFTLEHIPKTLSPTGNITSAPKDFAVYGLENEHQEEGRLLGRFTYDQDGESLQMFHTPKRPERAFQIVELRVFSNWGHPEYTCLYRFRVHGEPIE; this is encoded by the exons AACAGCAAAGCAGCGCAGAAGTGCAAGCAAACCAGCAGTTAGTGTCAGCCACGCCTCAAGGCAGGCCCTGTCCTCAGCCATGGTCCAGGGCGGCATCGCCTCCATGTCACCCATGGCCTGTGAGCAGCCTCCCGTGCTGGATGAGTCTCTGATCCGAGAGCAAACCAAAGTGGACCACTTCTGGG gtcTTGACGATGATGGCGATCTCAGAG GTGGAAATAAAGCTGCCGCTCAGGGAAACGGGGATCTGGCAGCAGAAGCCTTCCGGAGCAATGGCTACACCTGCCGAGACTGCGCGCTGCTCTCGGAGCACAAGGCCACGCTCCCGGCCCGCCCCGCGCCCCGAGGACTGTCGTGGCAGGTGTGCTCCACGGACGGCAGTCAGAAACATGAGTCTGCCTCTCGTAAAG GCGATGCCTCTTTCCACCTGGATAGGATTTTGTGGCTGGCCAAGGACACTTCATCATCCTTGTCGTCATTCTTAGTCCACCTTTTTCGAGTGGTTTTAATGAAGCTCAATTAtgaatcaggaaaatacaaattgaaaagtTACGAATCAAAAAATCGTGAATCAAAAAGCTATAAGTCAAAAAGCCATGAATCaaaag CTCATTCCGGTCACTGTGGGACAGTGGATGTAGGAGGGCTTCTCAGAGAGGACGGCCGCCTCAGTGTAAATGGGGAGTCCCTGT TTGAGATTGAGCAGGTCTGCGTGGCAAACTGTCACATTAACTGCTTGTCACCACCACCCACAGGCGATGACTGTAAGGGAAGGAAGCTCCTTGAGACGCACACAGACATCAGCGCGAGGTCCTCAAGGCCAGAAAGGGTGGCAGGGGCCATTTGGTGCATCTTTTCTTATGCAG GTCACCTCTTGGTACAGATGCTGCAGAGGATTGGAGCTTCCGGATGGTTTGTGTCGAAGACACTGCTGTCGATTCTCTGGTTGGCCGCGGCTGCTCCAG GGAAGGCAGCCTCTGGAATATTCTGGTGGCTAGGCATTGGATGGTACCAGTTTGTTACTTTGATTTCTTGGCTGAATGTGTTTCTTCTTACAAG gTGCCTTCGTAACATTTGCAAGTTTTTAATCTTGTTCATTCCATTATTACTTTTACTAG gTGCAGGTCTGTCCCTGTGGGGCCAGGGAGACTTCCTGTCAGGCTTCCCTGTGCTCAGCTGGACACGTGCACATGGACCCCAGAGGGCGGATGGCCCTACGGGCACGTTCGCACCTGATGCCCCTCACCGCAGCCAGCCGCCAGAG GGTGGCAACGAGGCTTTCTCCCGGCAGCTGATGAGTGAGGTGGAGAGGCAGGTTGCCTTGATGTCTGGACGGTGTCACGGCCACGACCAGCAGCTCCGAGAACTGGCAGCGGTGCTTCAGAAATTGCAGGCGAGGGTGGACCAGCTGGACGGCGACAGCCAAGGGACACTGTCCCTG ACCGCCTCTGCGACCTTCCGCCTAGAGCAGGAATCACGCATCTCCCGCCTGGAGGATGTTCTTGGAACGCTCGCAGAGAAATTCGAG GCCATCCAGAAGGAATTACAACAGACCAGGCTGAGAACAGCTAG TGGGCTTGAGGAGGAGCAGCGCCTCCACTCCGAGGTGAAGCGTCTGGGGCTGGAGCTCGGTCGCCTGAGATTGGAACTGTCCGATGGGCCTCATTCGAAAACCAGCTGCGAGGAGGTCAACGCGCTACACGGAAAG GTAGATGCCCGAGTCAGAGAAACCATCAGACTCCTGTTCTCCGACGAGCAAGGCGCTTCTCTTGAATGGCTGCTACAGAAGCTTTCCTCTCGCTTCGTGAGCAAGGACGCTCTGCAGGTTGTGTTGCAGGACCTGGAGCTGCAGATACTGAAGAACGTTACCCGCTACATCTCTGTGACAAAGCAGGCCCCGGATTCTGAAACAGTGCTGTCCGCTGTGCACGAGGCAGGGGTTTCTGGAATCACAGAAGCG CAAGCGCATGTCATCGTGAACAACGCCCTGAAGCTCTACTCCCAGGATAAGACTGGCATGGTGGACTTCGCGCTGGAGTCCGGCG GCGGGAGCATCCTCAGCACTCGCTGCTCCGAGACGTACGAGACCAAGACGGCACTCATCAGCCTGTTCGGGATCCCACTCTGGTATTTCTCCCAGTCCCCTCGTGTCGTGATCCAG CCTGACATCTATCCAGGCAACTGCTGGGCATTCAAGGGCTCCCAGGGGTACCTTGTGGTGAGGCTGTCCATGGAGATCCGCCCAACCACCTTCACTCTGGAGCACATACCGAAGACCCTGTCGCCTACAGGCAACATCACCAGTGCTCCCAAGGACTTCGCTGTCTAT GGATTGGAAAACGAGCACCAGGAGGAAGGGCGGCTCCTGGGACGGTTCACGTACGATCAGGATGGGGAGTCCCTGCAGATGTTTCACACGCCG AAGAGACCGGAAAGAGCTTTCCAGATAGTGGAACTTCGGGTTTTCTCCAACTGGGGGCATCCAGAATACACGTGTCTTTATCGGTTCAGAGTCCACGGAGAACCCATCGAGTAA
- the SUN1 gene encoding SUN domain-containing protein 1 isoform X9, translating into MGSLYFLETSGGNKAAAQGNGDLAAEAFRSNGYTCRDCALLSEHKATLPARPAPRGLSWQVCSTDGSQKHESASRKGDASFHLDRILWLAKDTSSSLSSFLVHLFRVVLMKLNYESGKYKLKSYESKNRESKSYKSKSHESKAHSGHCGTVDVGGLLREDGRLSVNGESLFEIEQVCVANCHINCLSPPPTGDDCKGRKLLETHTDISARSSRPERVAGAIWCIFSYAGHLLVQMLQRIGASGWFVSKTLLSILWLAAAAPGKAASGIFWWLGIGWYQFVTLISWLNVFLLTRCLRNICKFLILFIPLLLLLGAGLSLWGQGDFLSGFPVLSWTRAHGPQRADGPTGTFAPDAPHRSQPPEGGNEAFSRQLMSEVERQVALMSGRCHGHDQQLRELAAVLQKLQARVDQLDGDSQGTLSLTASATFRLEQESRISRLEDVLGTLAEKFEAIQKELQQTRLRTASGLEEEQRLHSEVKRLGLELGRLRLELSDGPHSKTSCEEVNALHGKVDARVRETIRLLFSDEQGASLEWLLQKLSSRFVSKDALQVVLQDLELQILKNVTRYISVTKQAPDSETVLSAVHEAGVSGITEAQAHVIVNNALKLYSQDKTGMVDFALESGGGSILSTRCSETYETKTALISLFGIPLWYFSQSPRVVIQPDIYPGNCWAFKGSQGYLVVRLSMEIRPTTFTLEHIPKTLSPTGNITSAPKDFAVYGLENEHQEEGRLLGRFTYDQDGESLQMFHTPKRPERAFQIVELRVFSNWGHPEYTCLYRFRVHGEPIE; encoded by the exons ATGGGTTCCCTCTACTTTCTGGAAACTTCAGGTGGAAATAAAGCTGCCGCTCAGGGAAACGGGGATCTGGCAGCAGAAGCCTTCCGGAGCAATGGCTACACCTGCCGAGACTGCGCGCTGCTCTCGGAGCACAAGGCCACGCTCCCGGCCCGCCCCGCGCCCCGAGGACTGTCGTGGCAGGTGTGCTCCACGGACGGCAGTCAGAAACATGAGTCTGCCTCTCGTAAAG GCGATGCCTCTTTCCACCTGGATAGGATTTTGTGGCTGGCCAAGGACACTTCATCATCCTTGTCGTCATTCTTAGTCCACCTTTTTCGAGTGGTTTTAATGAAGCTCAATTAtgaatcaggaaaatacaaattgaaaagtTACGAATCAAAAAATCGTGAATCAAAAAGCTATAAGTCAAAAAGCCATGAATCaaaag CTCATTCCGGTCACTGTGGGACAGTGGATGTAGGAGGGCTTCTCAGAGAGGACGGCCGCCTCAGTGTAAATGGGGAGTCCCTGT TTGAGATTGAGCAGGTCTGCGTGGCAAACTGTCACATTAACTGCTTGTCACCACCACCCACAGGCGATGACTGTAAGGGAAGGAAGCTCCTTGAGACGCACACAGACATCAGCGCGAGGTCCTCAAGGCCAGAAAGGGTGGCAGGGGCCATTTGGTGCATCTTTTCTTATGCAG GTCACCTCTTGGTACAGATGCTGCAGAGGATTGGAGCTTCCGGATGGTTTGTGTCGAAGACACTGCTGTCGATTCTCTGGTTGGCCGCGGCTGCTCCAG GGAAGGCAGCCTCTGGAATATTCTGGTGGCTAGGCATTGGATGGTACCAGTTTGTTACTTTGATTTCTTGGCTGAATGTGTTTCTTCTTACAAG gTGCCTTCGTAACATTTGCAAGTTTTTAATCTTGTTCATTCCATTATTACTTTTACTAG gTGCAGGTCTGTCCCTGTGGGGCCAGGGAGACTTCCTGTCAGGCTTCCCTGTGCTCAGCTGGACACGTGCACATGGACCCCAGAGGGCGGATGGCCCTACGGGCACGTTCGCACCTGATGCCCCTCACCGCAGCCAGCCGCCAGAG GGTGGCAACGAGGCTTTCTCCCGGCAGCTGATGAGTGAGGTGGAGAGGCAGGTTGCCTTGATGTCTGGACGGTGTCACGGCCACGACCAGCAGCTCCGAGAACTGGCAGCGGTGCTTCAGAAATTGCAGGCGAGGGTGGACCAGCTGGACGGCGACAGCCAAGGGACACTGTCCCTG ACCGCCTCTGCGACCTTCCGCCTAGAGCAGGAATCACGCATCTCCCGCCTGGAGGATGTTCTTGGAACGCTCGCAGAGAAATTCGAG GCCATCCAGAAGGAATTACAACAGACCAGGCTGAGAACAGCTAG TGGGCTTGAGGAGGAGCAGCGCCTCCACTCCGAGGTGAAGCGTCTGGGGCTGGAGCTCGGTCGCCTGAGATTGGAACTGTCCGATGGGCCTCATTCGAAAACCAGCTGCGAGGAGGTCAACGCGCTACACGGAAAG GTAGATGCCCGAGTCAGAGAAACCATCAGACTCCTGTTCTCCGACGAGCAAGGCGCTTCTCTTGAATGGCTGCTACAGAAGCTTTCCTCTCGCTTCGTGAGCAAGGACGCTCTGCAGGTTGTGTTGCAGGACCTGGAGCTGCAGATACTGAAGAACGTTACCCGCTACATCTCTGTGACAAAGCAGGCCCCGGATTCTGAAACAGTGCTGTCCGCTGTGCACGAGGCAGGGGTTTCTGGAATCACAGAAGCG CAAGCGCATGTCATCGTGAACAACGCCCTGAAGCTCTACTCCCAGGATAAGACTGGCATGGTGGACTTCGCGCTGGAGTCCGGCG GCGGGAGCATCCTCAGCACTCGCTGCTCCGAGACGTACGAGACCAAGACGGCACTCATCAGCCTGTTCGGGATCCCACTCTGGTATTTCTCCCAGTCCCCTCGTGTCGTGATCCAG CCTGACATCTATCCAGGCAACTGCTGGGCATTCAAGGGCTCCCAGGGGTACCTTGTGGTGAGGCTGTCCATGGAGATCCGCCCAACCACCTTCACTCTGGAGCACATACCGAAGACCCTGTCGCCTACAGGCAACATCACCAGTGCTCCCAAGGACTTCGCTGTCTAT GGATTGGAAAACGAGCACCAGGAGGAAGGGCGGCTCCTGGGACGGTTCACGTACGATCAGGATGGGGAGTCCCTGCAGATGTTTCACACGCCG AAGAGACCGGAAAGAGCTTTCCAGATAGTGGAACTTCGGGTTTTCTCCAACTGGGGGCATCCAGAATACACGTGTCTTTATCGGTTCAGAGTCCACGGAGAACCCATCGAGTAA